Proteins encoded by one window of Sorex araneus isolate mSorAra2 chromosome 3, mSorAra2.pri, whole genome shotgun sequence:
- the LOC101547856 gene encoding C-C motif chemokine 3-like: protein MQAPGAAQIILLCTMVALLCSQVLAAPYGADTPTACCFSYASRPVQRKFIVSYFETSSQCSKPGIIFQTKKGRQICANPSEAWVQDLINALEQSSSQPGVTAMSK from the exons ATGCAGGCCCCTGGCGCTGCCCAGATCATCCTCCTCTGCACCATGGTGGCCCTCCTCTGCAGCCAGGTCCTCGCAGCACCCT ATGGCGCTGACACCCCAACAGCCTGCTGCTTCTCCTACGCCTCCAGGCCAGTACAACGCAAATTTATAGTCAGCTATTTCGAGACCAGCAGCCAGTGCTCCAAGCCGGGCATCAT CTTCCAGACCAAAAAGGGCCGGCAGATCTGTGCCAACCCCAGTGAGGCCTGGGTCCAGGACCTCATCAACGCCCTGGAACAGAGTAGCAGCCAGCCTGGAGTCACTGCCATGTCCAAGTGA